The uncultured Cohaesibacter sp. region AGGACGATCGTGAATTGATATCGAATTCTAAAATGCTTCGATCAGGCTAAGTCAGGCCTTTAGGAGAATGTCTGGGGCCTCGCTTCATGTGGCAATCACGTTTCGGAACCTTTTGCGGTTTCAAGACGTTGTCCAGAAGAGTGGCTGTGCTAGCCGTCTTGTTGACGTTTCCAAGCAAATATCGGCAAGGGTCGTGAAACTCAAACCAAAGAACCGGGGAATGGTAGCCTCCACGCAGACGGGCGCAGCGATCCGTACGTACCTTCTATCAATTTCCGGGCAATATTAAGGTGGAGCGTGACTAAATGGAGCAATTAGCATCGGCACTGGGGACCGTTATCGTCGGGGTCCTTGCGTGCGTGGCGTATTTTTATGGCTCGAACTGGCTCCTGGATCGTGTCTTTCCAGCAAATGCGGCGTCTGCCGAAAAGGGCATCAAAAATCTTCAGATTGCTCATGCTGTCCGTCCGTGGCTGTTTCTCGGCCCGGCACTGCTGACATTGGGCCTTTATCTTGTCTATCCCGCTCTCGATTCCGTGCGACTGTCCTTTTACAATAGCGACAGCACCCAGTTTGTCGGTTTGGACAACTATGTATGGCTGTGGTTTGACGAAGGGTTTCGCCAGTCCATGTTTAACAACATGCTCTGGCTTATTTTTGTGCCAGCCATGTCGACATTCTTCGGCTTGGTGATCGCGGCACTGACCGACAGGATCTGGTGGGGCAATATCGCCAAGTCACTGATCTTCATGCCAATGGCCATTTCCTTCATCGGTGCATCCATCATCTGGAAATTCGTCTACGAATATCGCGGGGAAGGCTCCGCCCAGATTGGTATTCTCAACGCCATTGTTGAGGCCTTGGGGGGAGATCCTCAGGCGTGGATCACAATTCCCTTCTGGAACAACTTCTTCCTGATGATCATTCTGGTCTGGATTCAGACCGGCTTTGCCATGGTCATCCTGTCTGCGGCTCTGCGCGGCATCCCTGAAGAAACGATCGAAGCGGCAACGATTGACGGCGCTAATGGCGTGCAGATCTTCTTCCTGATCATGGTCCCCCAGATCTGGAAAACAATTGCCGTTGTCTGGACGACCATCACGATCACCGTGCTCAAGGTCTTCGATATCGTCTTCGCGATGACAAACGGACAATGGGATACGCAGGTGCTCGCCAACTATATGTATGACTGGATGTTCCGCGGCGGCGGCGACTTCGGTCGCGGTGCCACAATCGCAGTCATCATCATGTTGCTCGTCGTTCCGATCATGATCTGGAACATTCGTTCAGCTACTAGAGATTCCAAAGGGCACTAGAAATGATCTCAGGATCCAAAACAAAATCGCCCTTGATGTGGGTAGTTCATCTGTCTGTTCTCATGCTGGTTCTACTTTGGACCTTGCCGACAATAGGCCTTTTCGTTTCCTCTATCAGGGACAAGGACCAATTGGCGGTTTCTGGCTGGTGGACAGCGCTATTTTCTTCCGAACAGAATGTGATTGGACGTTCCGTTGGCCCTGAAGATCAGGTGCTCAAGGATGGCCTTTATGTTCTGCAAGGCAATATCCTGGAGCAGGATGGCATCTCGGGTACGATCAAGGCCTTTGGTTGGCGTGCTCAGGAGCCTGCTGCTTTCAAGGTCGGCGAAACGGCTGACATGCGACGAGATCGCAAGATGACCGTTGAAAGTGATGGCAGCTATACCATTACCCAACCAGAAGAATGGACTGGTAAGCGCGGTAAGCGCATTTTCTACACCATCGAGACACCTCCCATTTTTACACTCGATAACTATCGAGAGGTCCTGACAGCTGAGGGGATTGGCCAATCTTTCGTCAACTCACTGACGGTGACTATTCCTTCTACGGTCATCCCGATCCTGATCGCCGCTTTTGCTTCCTATGCTTTGGCATGGATGCATTTTCCCGGTCGAGCGGTGTTGATTGCGGTGGTCGTCGGCTTGCTTGTCGTCCCTCTCCAAATGTCGCTCATACCATTGTTGCGACTCTATAACGGTGTAGGATCATTCTTTGGCGTTCCCGCAAAGACATATCTGGGCATATGGCTCGCGCATACAGGCTTCGGCTTGCCGCTGGCAATCTATCTGTTGCGTAACTATATCTCGGAATTGCCAAGAGAAATCATCGAGTCTGCTCGTGTTGACGGGGCCAGCCATTTTGACATTTTCGTCAAGATCATTCTGCCTCTGTCCTTCCCGGCGCTCGCCTCCTTTGCGATCTTCCAGTTCTTGTGGGTCTGGAACGACTTGCTCGTGGCCATGGTTTTCCTTGGCAACACGGAGGATCAGTTGGTGCTGACTGGACGCCTGCGCGAAATGCTGGGCTCTCGCGGCGGCAACTGGGAAATTCTTACGGCATCCGCTTTCATAACGATCATCGTTCCACTGGGCGTCTTCTTCACGTTGCAGCGCTATCTGGTGCGTGGTCTGCTGGCCGGTTCGGTCAAGGGCGGTTAAGTCGGAGCCATAAAGCCGACTTACCCAAACAGTGACATACAAGCAATTGAACTGGAAATTCTATGATTGGAAAAGAAATTGACAAGGACTGGTGGCGTGGTGGTGTGATCTATCAGATCTATCCCCGGTCCTATCAGGATACCAATGGAGACGGTGTGGGTGATCTGAACGGGATCACCAGCCGCTTGCCTTACATCGCCTCTCTGGGCGTGGACGCAATCTGGATCTCTCCATTCTTCACATCGCCAATGCTCGACTTCGGCTATGATGTCTCGGATTATTGCGATGTTGACCCAATGTTCGGGAATCTGGCCGATTTCGACAAACTGATTTCAGCGGCTCATTATCTGGGTCTCAAGGTGATGATCGACCTTGTTTTGTCCCATACCTCTGACCAGCATCCATGGTTTGTGGAAAGTCGGCGCGACCAGACCAACCACAAGTCAGACTGGTATGTCTGGGCGGATGCCAAGCCCGATGGAACCGTGCCCAACAACTGGCTCTCCATCTTCGGTGGGTCTTCATGGCAATGGGATAGTCGCCGCAAACAGTATTATCTGCATAACTTCCTCAAGTCGCAGCCAGATCTGAACTTCCACAATCCGGACGTTCAGGATGCTCTGCTTGATGTTACCCGCTTCTGGCTGGATCGCGGTGTTGACGGTTTCCGCCTGGATACGATCAACTTCTATTTCCATAGTCAGACGCTGAGGGACAACCCGGCTCTGCCTCCGGAACTGCAGAACTATAATACGGCGCCAAGCGTCAACCCCTATACTTATCAGTCACACCTCTATGATAAGAGCCAACCGGAGAATCTGGAATTCTTGAAGCGGTTCAGGGCCTTGCTGGACGAATATCCGGCAGCTGCGGCCGTGGGTGAAGTGGGGGATGACGAGCGCGGTCTGGAAATTCTGGCTGATTATACGTCCGGTGGCGACAAGATGCATATGTGTTACGCCTTCGACTTCCTCGGGCCGGATGCCCCAACGCCGCAGAATGTCTACAAGGCCTTCACCTCCTTGCAGTCAGAAGCGCCAGACGCTTGGGCCTGCTGGGCTTTCTCCAACCATGATGTCGTGCGCTATTGCACGCGCTGGCCGGTGAAGCCCGACTTGCAAGATACCGTCAACCGTCAGCGCATTGCGCTTCTGCTCTCGTTGCGTGGGTCTGTTTGCCTCTATCAGGGCGAAGAACTCGGGCTGCAGGAAGCTGATGTGCCATATGAGGAATTGCAGGACCCTTACGGCATTGAATTCTGGCCGGACTTCAAGGGGCGCGATGGATGTCGCACGCCGATGGTCTGGGAGTATGCGCATACCAACGCCGGTTTCTCTGAATCCAAACCATGGTTGCCGATCCCTGAAGATCATGCTGCCACGACTGTCGATATTGAAGAGCAGAATGAAACATCGCTACTCAATCATTATCGCGACATGTTGGCCTTCAGGAAGCTTCATCCTGCCCTGGCAAAAGGGGCAATCCATTTCGTGACGAATGACGAAGAGGGAGATGTGCTGATCTTTATTCGCGAAAGTGAAGAAGAACGTCTTCTCTGTGTCTTCAACCTCGTTGCTGAAGAGCGTGAAGTGCCGTTTGATTTCGAAAATGTCGAGGCACTTGAAGTCGATGGCTTCGAAAGCTTCATGATGGACAATTCCCTGCATCTGCCCGCATATGGTGCCTATTTCGGGGTGATGAAGTGATGTCCAAGCGTTTGCAAGTAAGAGCAAGTAACATTTTTCTCGGGAGGGCAGGATGGCAAGCCTGAAGCTCACAGATATCGAAAAGGCCTATGGCGTCACCAAGGTTCTCAAGAATATCAATCTGGAAATCGAACAGGGCGAATTTATCGTCTTCGTTGGGCCTTCTGGTTGCGGTAAATCCACCCTCCTGCGCATGATCGCAGGGCTGGAGAGCATCACAGGCGGTGATTTGCAGATTGACGGGCAACGCATGAACGAAGTGCCACCGTCCAAACGCGGCATTGCCATGGTGTTCCAGACTTATGCGCTCTATCCGCATATGACGGTTTATGACAACATGGCCTTCGGCATGAAGATCGCCAAAGCTTCCAAGGAAGAAATCCATGAGCGGGTCTCCAAGGCTGCAGACATCCTGCAGCTGACCCCGTATCTGGAGCGTCTGCCAAAGGCGCTTTCGGGTGGTCAGCGCCAGCGTGTTGCCATTGGTCGTGCCATTGTGCGTGATCCCAAGGTCTTCCTGTTCGATGAGCCTCTGTCCAACCTTGATGCTGCCCTGCGTGTTGCAACCCGCATCGAGATCGCTCAGCTCAACGAGAGCATGCCGGACACAACGATGATCTATGTGACCCACGACCAGGTGGAAGCCATGACGCTGGCGGATCGCATTGTCGTGCTTTCCACGCGTGGTATCATCGAGCAGTGTGGAGCGCCCATGGAGCTCTATGAAAATCCGAAGAATGTTTTCGTGGCGCGCTTTATCGGTTCTCCGGCCATGAATGTCTATGACTGTAAGGTCATGGAAACCGGCGAGAAAACCCGTGTCGCCTTCGAAGAGGGCGGGCATAGCTTTACTGTGAATGTGCCCAGCACGCCCGATCAGAAAGGCAAGCCGGCCAAATTCGGCGTTCGCCCTGAAGATTTGCGTCTGAGTGAAGAG contains the following coding sequences:
- a CDS encoding carbohydrate ABC transporter permease; translated protein: MISGSKTKSPLMWVVHLSVLMLVLLWTLPTIGLFVSSIRDKDQLAVSGWWTALFSSEQNVIGRSVGPEDQVLKDGLYVLQGNILEQDGISGTIKAFGWRAQEPAAFKVGETADMRRDRKMTVESDGSYTITQPEEWTGKRGKRIFYTIETPPIFTLDNYREVLTAEGIGQSFVNSLTVTIPSTVIPILIAAFASYALAWMHFPGRAVLIAVVVGLLVVPLQMSLIPLLRLYNGVGSFFGVPAKTYLGIWLAHTGFGLPLAIYLLRNYISELPREIIESARVDGASHFDIFVKIILPLSFPALASFAIFQFLWVWNDLLVAMVFLGNTEDQLVLTGRLREMLGSRGGNWEILTASAFITIIVPLGVFFTLQRYLVRGLLAGSVKGG
- the ugpC gene encoding sn-glycerol-3-phosphate ABC transporter ATP-binding protein UgpC, coding for MASLKLTDIEKAYGVTKVLKNINLEIEQGEFIVFVGPSGCGKSTLLRMIAGLESITGGDLQIDGQRMNEVPPSKRGIAMVFQTYALYPHMTVYDNMAFGMKIAKASKEEIHERVSKAADILQLTPYLERLPKALSGGQRQRVAIGRAIVRDPKVFLFDEPLSNLDAALRVATRIEIAQLNESMPDTTMIYVTHDQVEAMTLADRIVVLSTRGIIEQCGAPMELYENPKNVFVARFIGSPAMNVYDCKVMETGEKTRVAFEEGGHSFTVNVPSTPDQKGKPAKFGVRPEDLRLSEEGDEPLYKCEVRIVEKLGEVTLLYLEPPHEGEEALIAKIPGTHDFKRGEMVTLTADDEKRHLFNEEEISFRWIGKE
- a CDS encoding alpha-glucosidase family protein, yielding MIGKEIDKDWWRGGVIYQIYPRSYQDTNGDGVGDLNGITSRLPYIASLGVDAIWISPFFTSPMLDFGYDVSDYCDVDPMFGNLADFDKLISAAHYLGLKVMIDLVLSHTSDQHPWFVESRRDQTNHKSDWYVWADAKPDGTVPNNWLSIFGGSSWQWDSRRKQYYLHNFLKSQPDLNFHNPDVQDALLDVTRFWLDRGVDGFRLDTINFYFHSQTLRDNPALPPELQNYNTAPSVNPYTYQSHLYDKSQPENLEFLKRFRALLDEYPAAAAVGEVGDDERGLEILADYTSGGDKMHMCYAFDFLGPDAPTPQNVYKAFTSLQSEAPDAWACWAFSNHDVVRYCTRWPVKPDLQDTVNRQRIALLLSLRGSVCLYQGEELGLQEADVPYEELQDPYGIEFWPDFKGRDGCRTPMVWEYAHTNAGFSESKPWLPIPEDHAATTVDIEEQNETSLLNHYRDMLAFRKLHPALAKGAIHFVTNDEEGDVLIFIRESEEERLLCVFNLVAEEREVPFDFENVEALEVDGFESFMMDNSLHLPAYGAYFGVMK
- a CDS encoding sugar ABC transporter permease; the protein is MEQLASALGTVIVGVLACVAYFYGSNWLLDRVFPANAASAEKGIKNLQIAHAVRPWLFLGPALLTLGLYLVYPALDSVRLSFYNSDSTQFVGLDNYVWLWFDEGFRQSMFNNMLWLIFVPAMSTFFGLVIAALTDRIWWGNIAKSLIFMPMAISFIGASIIWKFVYEYRGEGSAQIGILNAIVEALGGDPQAWITIPFWNNFFLMIILVWIQTGFAMVILSAALRGIPEETIEAATIDGANGVQIFFLIMVPQIWKTIAVVWTTITITVLKVFDIVFAMTNGQWDTQVLANYMYDWMFRGGGDFGRGATIAVIIMLLVVPIMIWNIRSATRDSKGH